DNA sequence from the Leptospira kanakyensis genome:
GATGGTATTCCACTTGGTTCATCGCAGGAACAGTTCCTGTTTCCTTTAAAAGTTCCTCTAAATGAGAAACCATAAAGTTACTAACACCGATTGACTTTGTTTTCCCTTCTGCTTTTATTTTTTCCAAAGCCTTCCAAGAATCATTTCGTTTTCCAGAAACTGGAAAGTGAATCAAATACATATCAACGTAGTTTGTTCCCAATTTACTCAATGAAACATCTATCGCACGTAAGGCGGAATCATACCCTTGGTCAGCATTCCAAAGTTTGGTGACAAGAAATATATCACTGCGAGTCACACCGCTTTCTTTGATCGCAGCTCCTACATCTGCTTCATTGCCATAAATTGCTGCTGTATCAATATGCCTGTATCCGAGTGATAGGGCAGATTTTACGGCTTCAAAACATTCTTTCGGGCGCGACTTCCATACACCCAGTCCCAACTGCGGAACGGAGACTGATTGATTGGACTTCAAGGTGGATATAATATTTAAGTTTGACATAGAGTGTTCTTTAGACTAAAAACATCCAGCCATGGCGAAACCATAGCTGGATTCAGGTTCATATTTTTTTTGAAACTACGGTTTTGATCCGGCAAATTCCGGGATCGAAACAAATTGTAATTGTTCCCCGTTCCAAT
Encoded proteins:
- a CDS encoding aldo/keto reductase, translating into MSNLNIISTLKSNQSVSVPQLGLGVWKSRPKECFEAVKSALSLGYRHIDTAAIYGNEADVGAAIKESGVTRSDIFLVTKLWNADQGYDSALRAIDVSLSKLGTNYVDMYLIHFPVSGKRNDSWKALEKIKAEGKTKSIGVSNFMVSHLEELLKETGTVPAMNQVEYHPFLQDIELKEYCAKKGILLEAYSPLAHGQKLEDPRITQIANRYQKSNAQVLIRWSLQSGHVVIPKSKNPDRIKENADVFDFVLSEKDMNEISGWNENFRTCWDPTTVE